The Streptomyces sp. NBC_01197 genome window below encodes:
- a CDS encoding biotin-dependent carboxyltransferase family protein, which produces MTAMPGTPAIAIPVTQAVLQVVRAGALTTVQDSGRTGYAHLGVPRAGALDAPARQLANRLTGNPADAAVLETTLTGCAVRPTRAVTAVVGGAPCRVTVGGRPAPWGAPFVVPAGAVLDAHPAQHGVRSYLAFAGGLCPEPVLGSRSADLLSGLGPAPLRDGDALPLGTPRDHGTAPGADTAPWPGIPTSLVLPVRPGPRHDWFTPAALRTLATARYRVSPHSNRIGLRTDGPALERSRLGELPSEGVVLGAVQVPPDGRPVVFLNDHPTTGGYPVIGVVPEPSLSAAAQAAPGTELRFTLIR; this is translated from the coding sequence ATGACAGCGATGCCGGGGACGCCTGCGATAGCGATACCAGTGACGCAGGCCGTTCTCCAGGTGGTCCGTGCGGGCGCGCTGACGACGGTGCAGGACAGCGGTCGCACCGGGTATGCCCATCTCGGCGTCCCGCGAGCGGGCGCCCTGGACGCCCCGGCCCGGCAGCTGGCCAACCGGCTGACCGGCAATCCGGCGGACGCCGCCGTACTGGAGACCACTCTCACCGGCTGCGCGGTCCGCCCGACCCGGGCGGTGACCGCGGTCGTCGGGGGCGCGCCCTGCCGGGTGACGGTGGGCGGGCGGCCGGCACCATGGGGCGCCCCGTTCGTGGTGCCCGCAGGTGCCGTGCTCGACGCGCATCCGGCGCAGCACGGGGTCCGCAGCTATCTGGCCTTCGCCGGCGGCCTGTGCCCCGAGCCCGTACTGGGCAGCCGCTCGGCCGACCTGCTCTCGGGTCTCGGCCCGGCCCCCCTGCGCGACGGCGACGCCCTCCCGCTCGGCACACCGCGGGACCACGGCACGGCCCCTGGCGCGGACACCGCCCCATGGCCCGGCATCCCCACTTCCCTGGTGCTGCCGGTGCGGCCCGGACCCCGCCACGACTGGTTCACACCGGCCGCCCTGCGCACTCTGGCGACGGCCCGATACCGGGTGTCGCCGCACAGCAACCGCATCGGCCTGCGCACCGACGGCCCCGCCCTGGAACGGTCCCGGCTCGGCGAACTTCCCAGCGAGGGCGTCGTCCTGGGCGCGGTCCAGGTTCCGCCGGACGGCCGCCCGGTGGTCTTCCTCAACGACCACCCGACGACCGGCGGCTACCCGGTGATCGGCGTCGTCCCGGAACCGTCCCTGTCCGCAGCCGCCCAGGCAGCACCCGGAACGGAACTCCGCTTCACCCTGATCCGCTGA
- a CDS encoding 5-oxoprolinase subunit B family protein — translation MLPAGRHGLLVELPTGSAAEAFHAELLRRRALGGLPAVREIVPGARTVLLDGIADGSPGAPERLARALVSWRIPPLPRDAGPAVEVPVVYDGPDLADVAAVWGVEPGDVAGIHSGIEFRVAFSGFAPGFGYLTGLPGHLRVPRRATPRTRVPAGSLALAGPYTGVYPRASPGGWQLIGRTPDPDCLWNQDRDPAALLTPGTRVRFVAPPDRHRAAGTRTEETAR, via the coding sequence GTGCTGCCCGCGGGGCGACACGGTCTGCTCGTGGAGCTCCCCACCGGGTCTGCCGCCGAGGCGTTCCACGCCGAACTGCTGCGCCGTCGCGCCCTCGGCGGCCTCCCCGCCGTACGCGAGATCGTTCCGGGCGCCCGGACCGTCCTGCTCGACGGCATCGCCGACGGTTCGCCCGGCGCCCCCGAGCGCCTGGCCCGGGCTCTCGTCTCCTGGCGGATACCGCCGCTGCCGCGCGACGCCGGCCCGGCCGTCGAGGTCCCCGTCGTGTACGACGGCCCCGACCTCGCCGATGTGGCCGCCGTGTGGGGCGTCGAACCCGGCGACGTGGCCGGGATCCACAGCGGCATCGAATTCCGGGTCGCCTTCTCGGGCTTCGCTCCCGGTTTCGGCTACCTGACCGGTCTCCCCGGACACTTGCGGGTGCCCCGCCGGGCCACTCCGCGCACCCGGGTCCCCGCCGGATCGCTGGCGCTGGCCGGTCCGTACACCGGCGTGTACCCGCGTGCGTCGCCGGGCGGCTGGCAGCTCATCGGCCGGACACCCGACCCGGACTGCCTCTGGAACCAGGACCGCGACCCCGCCGCACTGCTGACACCGGGCACCCGGGTCCGTTTCGTGGCGCCCCCGGACCGCCACCGCGCTGCCGGAACACGTACGGAGGAGACGGCCCGGTGA
- a CDS encoding LamB/YcsF family protein — translation MDLNADLGEGFGRWQLTDDEALLSCVTSANVACGFHAGDAAVMRRVCDTAAARGVRIGAHVSYRDLAGFGRRSMDVPAGELAAEVAYQIGALRVFAEAAGPGVSYVKPHGALYNRAVHDEEQAAAVVEGIRLAGGGLAVLGLPGSRLLSSARAAGLPAVEEAFADRAYTPRGTLVPRREPGAVVEDAGTVVRRSVGMAVDGTVTAVDGTQVPVGARSLCVHGDTPGAAGVARRIRAALEEAGVPVLAFA, via the coding sequence ATGGATCTCAACGCGGACCTCGGCGAAGGCTTCGGCCGCTGGCAGCTCACCGATGACGAGGCCCTGCTCTCCTGTGTGACGAGCGCCAACGTCGCCTGTGGATTCCACGCGGGCGACGCCGCCGTGATGCGCCGGGTGTGCGATACGGCCGCCGCACGCGGGGTTCGTATCGGCGCCCACGTCTCGTACCGGGATCTAGCCGGTTTCGGCCGCCGCTCCATGGATGTGCCGGCCGGCGAACTGGCCGCCGAGGTCGCCTATCAGATCGGCGCGCTGCGGGTCTTCGCGGAGGCCGCAGGGCCGGGTGTCTCGTACGTCAAACCGCACGGCGCCCTCTACAACCGCGCCGTCCATGATGAGGAGCAGGCCGCGGCGGTCGTCGAAGGTATCCGCCTCGCGGGCGGCGGCCTCGCGGTCCTCGGCCTGCCGGGCTCACGGCTGCTCAGCTCCGCCCGGGCCGCGGGCCTGCCCGCCGTCGAGGAGGCGTTCGCAGACCGCGCGTACACCCCGCGGGGCACCCTCGTGCCACGCCGCGAACCCGGCGCGGTGGTCGAGGACGCCGGGACGGTCGTGCGCCGGTCCGTCGGGATGGCTGTCGACGGTACGGTCACCGCCGTCGACGGCACCCAGGTGCCGGTCGGCGCTCGCTCCCTGTGCGTGCACGGCGACACCCCCGGCGCGGCCGGTGTCGCCCGCCGGATCCGGGCGGCGCTCGAAGAAGCCGGTGTACCGGTCCTGGCGTTCGCGTGA
- a CDS encoding GntR family transcriptional regulator: protein MAGTAGRTSPDLSGLTAGSPAPAGTGAGTAERVAAILRERITEGYFPPGSRLSEESLSAALAVSRNTLREAFRLLTHERLLEHRLNRGVFVRVLAVEDLVDIYQVRLLVECAALRALGEPPYRLDDVEAAVAAGERAAAVDEWAACSTANIRFHQALAALAGSPRVNELMRNVLAELRLAFHVMADPRRFHEPYLTRNRQLVDRLAAGDAAGAERMLSFYLEDSRRQLAEAYAMRLATE, encoded by the coding sequence ATGGCGGGGACAGCGGGCCGGACTTCTCCGGACCTCTCGGGGCTGACGGCGGGCAGTCCCGCACCGGCCGGCACCGGGGCGGGCACCGCGGAGCGGGTGGCCGCGATCCTGCGGGAGCGGATCACCGAGGGGTACTTCCCGCCCGGCAGCCGCCTGTCCGAGGAGAGCCTCAGTGCCGCGCTCGCGGTGTCCCGCAACACGCTGCGGGAGGCGTTCCGGCTGCTCACCCACGAGCGGCTGCTGGAGCACCGGCTGAACCGGGGCGTCTTCGTCCGTGTCCTGGCGGTCGAGGACCTCGTCGACATCTACCAGGTCAGGCTGCTGGTCGAGTGCGCCGCGCTGCGGGCGCTGGGGGAGCCGCCATACCGGCTGGACGACGTGGAGGCCGCGGTGGCCGCAGGGGAGCGGGCCGCGGCCGTGGACGAGTGGGCGGCCTGCTCCACCGCCAACATCCGGTTCCACCAGGCGCTCGCGGCGCTCGCCGGGAGCCCCCGGGTGAACGAGCTGATGCGCAATGTGCTCGCCGAACTGCGTCTCGCCTTCCATGTGATGGCGGACCCGCGGCGCTTCCACGAGCCCTATCTCACCCGGAACAGGCAGCTCGTCGACCGGCTGGCCGCAGGCGACGCGGCGGGCGCCGAACGGATGCTGAGCTTCTATCTGGAGGACTCCCGCCGCCAGCTCGCCGAGGCCTACGCGATGCGCCTCGCCACGGAGTGA
- a CDS encoding DUF969 domain-containing protein — MIVLLGVLVVILGFATRRNPLLVVGAAGIVTGLLGKMSPQEVLAAFGNSFASSRSVTVFVITLPVIGLLERYGLQEQARNLIGRLGALTTGRFLALYLLIRQLTASVGLTSIGGPAQSVRPLIAPMAEAAAETRAGGPLPKRLREKIRSHASGADTIGMFFGEDCFIAIGSILLITGFVNSTYNQHLEPLSLALWAIPSAICAFLIHGARLLHLDRVLERELAVVAAENELAAHTARRPEDLK; from the coding sequence GTGATCGTTCTCCTCGGCGTGCTTGTGGTGATCCTCGGATTCGCCACGCGCCGCAATCCCCTCCTCGTGGTGGGCGCCGCCGGCATCGTGACCGGACTGCTCGGCAAGATGTCGCCGCAGGAAGTGCTGGCCGCGTTCGGCAACAGTTTTGCCTCCTCCCGTTCCGTGACCGTCTTCGTCATCACCCTCCCGGTCATCGGCCTCCTGGAGCGCTACGGCCTCCAGGAGCAGGCCCGCAACCTCATCGGGCGACTCGGCGCGCTGACCACCGGCCGCTTCCTCGCGCTGTATCTGCTCATCCGCCAGCTGACCGCCTCCGTCGGACTGACCAGCATCGGCGGTCCGGCGCAGAGCGTGCGCCCGCTGATCGCCCCGATGGCCGAGGCCGCCGCCGAGACCAGGGCGGGCGGACCGCTGCCGAAGCGGCTCCGCGAGAAGATCCGCTCGCACGCCTCGGGCGCCGACACCATCGGTATGTTCTTCGGCGAGGACTGCTTCATAGCCATCGGCTCGATCCTGCTGATCACCGGCTTCGTCAACTCGACGTACAACCAGCACCTCGAACCGCTCAGCCTCGCCCTCTGGGCGATCCCGTCCGCGATCTGCGCCTTCCTCATCCATGGCGCGCGGCTGCTGCATCTGGACCGCGTGCTGGAACGCGAACTGGCCGTCGTCGCCGCCGAGAACGAACTCGCCGCCCATACCGCCCGCCGCCCCGAGGACCTCAAGTGA
- a CDS encoding DUF979 domain-containing protein, protein MIKSEYFFWLVGAVFLVMAAQMAGDRTNPKRLGSASFWGLLGASFFYSTGVVDKSLPAEPLGAAVLVLIVLGGFGLTGKGTPHTPPREERAASAARFGNKLFLPALTIPVVAMLCATLLKKVKIGGEPVLQPGYETILGLGIGAIAALVVGMVVLRERRITVPLHAGRNMLESMGWALVLPQLLAVLGSIFQTAGVGDQVGRITEAILPDGQRFVAVLVYCCGMVLFTIVMGNAFAAFPVMTAAVGWPVLIQQMHGSIPAILAIGMLCGFCGTLVTPMAANFNLVPAALLELDDQYGPIKAQLPTAAALLVCNIAVLALFAF, encoded by the coding sequence GTGATCAAGTCCGAATACTTCTTCTGGCTGGTCGGCGCGGTCTTCCTGGTGATGGCGGCGCAGATGGCCGGCGACCGCACCAACCCGAAGCGCCTCGGCTCGGCGTCCTTCTGGGGCCTGCTGGGCGCCTCCTTCTTCTACTCGACCGGTGTGGTCGACAAATCGCTTCCCGCGGAGCCGCTCGGCGCCGCCGTCCTGGTGCTGATCGTTCTCGGCGGCTTCGGCCTGACCGGCAAGGGCACACCGCACACCCCGCCCCGCGAGGAGCGGGCCGCGTCGGCCGCCCGGTTCGGCAACAAGCTGTTTCTGCCGGCCCTCACCATCCCGGTCGTCGCGATGCTCTGCGCGACGCTGCTGAAGAAGGTGAAGATCGGCGGCGAACCGGTCCTGCAGCCGGGTTACGAGACGATCCTGGGCCTCGGCATCGGCGCGATCGCCGCGCTGGTGGTCGGCATGGTCGTCCTGCGTGAACGCCGCATCACGGTCCCGCTGCACGCCGGGCGCAACATGCTCGAATCCATGGGGTGGGCCCTGGTGCTGCCGCAGCTGCTCGCGGTGCTCGGGTCCATCTTCCAGACGGCGGGCGTCGGCGACCAGGTCGGCCGGATCACCGAGGCGATCCTCCCGGACGGCCAGCGTTTCGTCGCGGTGCTCGTCTACTGCTGCGGCATGGTCCTGTTCACGATCGTCATGGGCAACGCCTTCGCGGCCTTCCCCGTCATGACGGCCGCGGTCGGCTGGCCCGTCCTGATCCAGCAGATGCACGGCAGTATCCCGGCAATCCTCGCCATCGGAATGCTGTGCGGGTTCTGCGGCACCCTCGTCACGCCCATGGCCGCCAACTTCAACCTGGTCCCGGCCGCGCTGCTGGAACTGGACGACCAGTACGGCCCCATCAAGGCCCAACTGCCCACGGCAGCGGCGCTGCTGGTCTGCAACATCGCGGTTCTCGCGCTGTTCGCCTTCTGA
- a CDS encoding DUF2891 domain-containing protein produces the protein MPPTPPVPAASVLPREYARPFAELALHNVVREYPNAPAHLYAGPEEIVAPRELHPAFYGSYDWHSTVHMHWLLVRLLRRFGPAAPGGDRSGADALPANLAIRITEVLDTHLTPANIAVEAAYLRRRPSFERPYGWAWLVALAAECRALGGAAGDRWADALAPAVDAVGDLLRSWLAKATYPVRHGVHNNSAFGLGLVLDAGERAGLARPVLDAAAGRLTDWFAGDHDAPLHWEPSGQDFLSPALTEAHAMLRVLPAADFPGWLAGFVPALTSGDPCSLLTPPVVSDYADPQIGHLLGLTLSRAAGLRAVAAALPAGPAREAVEESVAAHLAVGLPAVSSGEFNSDHWLATYAALALDTAPGH, from the coding sequence ATGCCCCCCACCCCGCCGGTCCCGGCCGCCTCCGTGCTGCCACGTGAGTACGCGCGTCCGTTCGCGGAGCTGGCGCTCCACAACGTGGTGCGCGAGTACCCGAACGCCCCGGCCCATCTGTACGCCGGCCCCGAGGAGATCGTCGCGCCGCGCGAACTGCACCCCGCGTTCTACGGGTCCTACGACTGGCACTCCACCGTGCACATGCACTGGCTGCTCGTCCGGCTGCTGCGCCGCTTCGGCCCGGCCGCGCCCGGCGGGGACCGGAGCGGCGCTGACGCGCTGCCCGCGAACCTCGCGATCCGGATCACCGAGGTCCTGGACACTCATCTGACCCCCGCCAACATTGCCGTCGAGGCCGCCTACCTGCGCCGCCGCCCGTCGTTCGAGCGCCCCTACGGCTGGGCCTGGCTGGTGGCGCTCGCCGCCGAATGCCGGGCGCTGGGCGGCGCGGCGGGCGACCGGTGGGCCGATGCGCTCGCCCCCGCCGTGGACGCCGTCGGCGACCTGCTCCGGTCCTGGCTGGCCAAGGCGACGTACCCGGTCCGGCACGGAGTGCACAACAACAGCGCCTTCGGACTCGGGCTCGTCCTGGACGCGGGCGAGAGGGCCGGTCTTGCCCGTCCGGTGCTGGACGCGGCGGCCGGCCGGCTGACCGACTGGTTCGCCGGGGACCACGACGCGCCGCTGCACTGGGAACCCTCCGGTCAGGACTTCCTCTCGCCCGCGCTGACCGAGGCGCACGCGATGCTGCGGGTCCTGCCGGCCGCGGACTTCCCCGGCTGGCTCGCCGGTTTCGTACCGGCGCTCACCAGCGGCGACCCGTGCTCCCTGCTCACCCCGCCGGTGGTCTCGGACTACGCCGATCCGCAGATCGGGCATCTGCTCGGCCTCACCCTGAGCCGGGCGGCGGGGCTGCGCGCCGTCGCGGCCGCGCTGCCCGCGGGACCGGCGCGCGAGGCCGTGGAGGAGTCGGTCGCGGCCCATCTGGCGGTGGGGCTCCCGGCCGTCTCGTCCGGCGAATTCAATTCCGACCACTGGCTGGCGACGTACGCCGCGCTGGCGCTGGACACAGCGCCCGGACACTGA
- a CDS encoding primosomal protein N', protein MSVGSGRNLAVSSDDEQPGTPADGGPEQLALIRETVRRTKVPRAKPRTWRGAALAKELPVARVVVNKGVLHLDQFFDYAVPEELDEAAQPGVRVRVRFGAGSRNVREGRREGGGLIDGFVVERRADTDYSGPLAALAGVVSPEPVLSPGLLGLARAVADRYAGSLADVLQLAVPPRNARAEGKPSPEPLEPPPAPEPGTWARYGQGPGFLRALASGGAPRAVWTALPGPHWPRELALAVAAALSSGRGALVVVPDGRAAARVDGALTAVLGPGHHALLTADAGPEKRYRQWLAVRRGAVRAVVGTRAAMFAPVQDLGLAVIWEDGDDSHSEPHAPLPHAREVLLLRAAHDKCAFLLGSTSCTVEAAQLVETGWAAPLVADREQVRAAAPLVRTVGDLDLARDEGARAARLPSLAWQAVRDGLKSGPVLVQVPRRGYVPRLSCERCRTPARCAHCSGPLEAPDERALTCGWCGRDATGWHCLECGHTRLRAQVVGARRTAEELGRAFPAVPVRTSGRDQVLDTVDGRPALVVSTPGAEPVAEGGYAAALLLDGWAMLARPDLRAGEEALRRWIDAAALVRGQSEGGTVVVVAEPTLRPVQALVRWDPAGHAVRELADRAELGFPPVSRMAAVSGRAQTLEEFLEAVRLPQDAEVLGPVPVVPTDPNRPRRPGDPPPGESWERALVRVPPGSGAALASALRTAQAARLTRGGDPVRIRVDPPDIG, encoded by the coding sequence ATGTCAGTGGGGTCTGGTAGGAATTTGGCTGTGAGCAGCGACGACGAGCAGCCCGGCACCCCGGCCGACGGGGGCCCCGAGCAGCTTGCCCTCATCCGGGAGACCGTACGGCGCACGAAGGTGCCCAGGGCCAAGCCGCGCACCTGGCGCGGGGCCGCTCTCGCCAAGGAGCTGCCCGTGGCGCGGGTCGTGGTGAACAAGGGCGTGCTCCACCTCGACCAGTTCTTCGACTACGCCGTACCGGAAGAGCTCGACGAGGCGGCACAGCCGGGCGTGCGGGTGCGGGTCCGCTTCGGCGCCGGCAGCCGCAATGTCCGGGAGGGCCGCCGTGAGGGCGGCGGGCTGATCGACGGATTCGTGGTCGAGCGCCGGGCCGACACGGACTACTCGGGACCGCTCGCGGCACTGGCCGGGGTGGTGTCGCCCGAGCCCGTCCTCAGCCCCGGACTGCTCGGGCTCGCGCGGGCGGTCGCCGACCGGTACGCGGGCAGCCTCGCCGACGTACTGCAACTGGCCGTGCCGCCGCGGAACGCGCGGGCCGAGGGAAAGCCGTCCCCCGAGCCGCTGGAACCGCCCCCCGCACCGGAGCCCGGCACCTGGGCCCGGTACGGACAGGGACCGGGCTTTCTGCGGGCACTGGCATCGGGCGGGGCGCCGCGGGCCGTGTGGACCGCGCTGCCGGGCCCGCACTGGCCGCGGGAGCTGGCGCTCGCCGTCGCCGCCGCGCTGTCCTCGGGGCGGGGCGCGCTCGTCGTGGTGCCCGACGGGCGCGCGGCGGCCCGGGTGGACGGCGCGCTCACCGCGGTTCTCGGCCCGGGACACCACGCGCTGCTCACCGCTGACGCCGGGCCCGAGAAGCGGTACCGGCAGTGGCTCGCGGTGCGGCGCGGCGCCGTGCGGGCCGTGGTCGGCACCCGGGCCGCGATGTTCGCGCCCGTCCAGGATCTCGGCCTGGCCGTCATCTGGGAGGACGGGGACGACAGCCACAGCGAACCGCACGCACCGCTGCCGCATGCCCGCGAGGTCCTGCTGCTCCGCGCCGCACACGACAAGTGCGCCTTCCTGCTGGGCAGTACGAGCTGCACGGTGGAGGCCGCCCAGCTCGTCGAGACCGGCTGGGCCGCCCCGCTCGTCGCGGACCGTGAGCAGGTGCGGGCCGCCGCTCCTCTCGTACGGACCGTGGGCGACCTCGATCTGGCGCGGGACGAAGGGGCCAGGGCGGCCAGGCTGCCCAGCCTCGCCTGGCAGGCCGTGCGGGACGGCCTCAAGAGCGGCCCGGTACTGGTCCAGGTGCCGCGCAGAGGCTATGTGCCGAGGCTCTCCTGCGAGCGCTGCCGTACGCCCGCGCGGTGCGCGCACTGCTCGGGTCCCCTGGAAGCACCCGACGAACGCGCGCTGACCTGCGGCTGGTGCGGACGCGACGCGACCGGCTGGCACTGCCTGGAGTGCGGCCATACGAGACTGCGCGCGCAGGTCGTCGGCGCGCGGCGGACAGCCGAGGAGCTGGGCCGGGCGTTCCCGGCCGTGCCCGTACGGACGTCGGGACGCGATCAGGTGCTGGACACCGTGGACGGGCGGCCCGCTCTCGTGGTGAGCACGCCGGGCGCCGAACCGGTCGCCGAAGGCGGTTACGCGGCGGCGCTGCTGCTCGACGGCTGGGCGATGCTCGCCCGGCCCGACCTGCGCGCGGGCGAGGAGGCGCTGCGCCGCTGGATCGACGCGGCCGCACTGGTACGGGGCCAGAGCGAGGGCGGCACGGTGGTGGTCGTCGCCGAGCCGACCCTGCGCCCCGTCCAGGCGCTGGTCCGCTGGGACCCGGCCGGGCACGCGGTGCGTGAGCTGGCCGACCGGGCCGAGCTGGGCTTCCCGCCGGTCTCGCGGATGGCCGCGGTGTCAGGGCGGGCGCAGACGCTGGAGGAGTTCCTCGAAGCGGTCAGGCTGCCGCAGGACGCCGAGGTACTGGGACCCGTGCCTGTCGTTCCCACCGACCCCAACAGGCCCCGCAGACCCGGCGATCCGCCACCGGGCGAGAGCTGGGAGCGTGCGCTGGTCCGGGTGCCGCCGGGGAGTGGAGCGGCACTTGCATCGGCGCTGCGGACGGCGCAGGCGGCGCGACTGACGCGGGGCGGCGATCCGGTTCGGATCAGGGTCGACCCGCCGGACATCGGCTGA
- the fmt gene encoding methionyl-tRNA formyltransferase, with the protein MKLVFAGTPEVAVPALDALIASGRHEVAAVVTRPDAPAGRGRRLVASPVAQRAEEAGIEVLKPARPRDEDFLARLREIGPDCCPVVAYGALLPKTALDVPVRGWVNLHFSLLPAWRGAAPVQHSIIAGDEVTGASTFLIEEGLDSGPVYGVLTEEVRPTDTSGDLLTRLAFAGSGLMVATMDGIEDGTLHAVPQPAEGVSLAPKITVENARVDWSAPAMRVDRLVRGCTPAPGAWTVFRDERLKLVSLAPVTDRTDLAPGELAVAKNSVHAGTGSHAVELLWVQPQGKKPMRAADWARGVRIVAGELLGE; encoded by the coding sequence GTGAAACTCGTCTTCGCAGGCACCCCCGAGGTCGCCGTCCCCGCCCTGGACGCCCTGATCGCATCCGGCCGGCACGAGGTGGCCGCGGTGGTGACCCGCCCAGACGCTCCCGCCGGGCGCGGCCGCAGGCTGGTGGCGAGCCCGGTCGCGCAGCGCGCCGAGGAGGCCGGCATCGAGGTACTGAAGCCGGCCAGGCCGCGGGACGAGGACTTCCTGGCACGGCTGCGGGAGATCGGCCCCGACTGCTGCCCGGTCGTGGCGTACGGGGCGCTGTTGCCCAAGACCGCCCTCGACGTGCCGGTGCGTGGCTGGGTCAACCTGCATTTCTCGCTGCTGCCGGCCTGGCGCGGTGCTGCGCCCGTGCAGCACTCGATCATCGCGGGCGACGAGGTGACCGGTGCGTCGACCTTCCTGATCGAGGAGGGGCTCGACTCGGGTCCGGTCTACGGGGTGCTCACCGAGGAGGTGCGCCCCACCGACACCAGCGGCGACCTGCTCACCCGGCTGGCCTTCGCGGGATCGGGTCTGATGGTGGCGACCATGGACGGGATCGAGGACGGCACTCTGCACGCGGTGCCGCAGCCGGCCGAAGGGGTCTCGCTCGCACCGAAGATCACCGTCGAGAACGCAAGGGTGGACTGGTCCGCCCCCGCGATGAGGGTTGACCGCCTGGTGCGCGGCTGCACGCCCGCGCCGGGTGCCTGGACCGTCTTCCGGGACGAGCGGCTCAAACTGGTCTCCCTCGCGCCGGTCACCGATCGCACGGACCTGGCCCCCGGCGAACTGGCCGTCGCCAAGAACAGCGTGCACGCGGGCACCGGCTCGCACGCCGTGGAGCTGCTCTGGGTCCAGCCCCAGGGCAAGAAGCCGATGCGCGCGGCCGACTGGGCGCGCGGTGTGCGGATCGTCGCCGGCGAACTGCTCGGCGAGTAG
- a CDS encoding RsmB/NOP family class I SAM-dependent RNA methyltransferase — protein MTDQPRRRPAQQPGRQQPKQHSKPYRRPQKDPVRLLAFEVLRAVDDRDAYANLVLPPLLKKAREKPDFDARDAALATELVYGTLRRQGTYDAVISACIDRPLRQVDPPVLDVLALGAHQLLGTRIPTHAAVSASVELARVVLGDGRAKFVNAVLRKVAADDLDGWLERVAPAYDEDAEAHLAVVHSHPRWIVSALWDSLGGGRAGIEDLLEADNERPEVTLVARPGRSTTDELIETVGEDSALPGRWSPYAVRLAEGGEPGAIEAVRDGRAGVQDEGSQLVAAALANAPLEGRDERWLDGCAGPGGKAALLAALAARRGATLLAAEKQPHRARLVERTLAGNPGPYQVIAADGTRPPWLPGSFDRVLMDVPCTGLGALRRRPEARWRRRPEDLEGFAPLQRGLLREALSAVRVGGVVGYATCSPHLAETRIVVEDVLKGRGGQPVEAEWIDVRPLMPGVAAVGDGPDVQLWPHLHGTDAMYLALLRRTA, from the coding sequence GTGACCGATCAGCCCCGCCGCCGTCCCGCGCAGCAACCGGGACGGCAGCAGCCGAAACAGCACTCGAAGCCCTACCGCCGCCCGCAGAAGGACCCGGTGCGGCTCCTCGCCTTCGAAGTGCTGCGGGCGGTCGACGACCGGGACGCGTACGCCAACCTCGTGCTGCCGCCCCTGCTGAAGAAGGCCCGCGAGAAGCCTGACTTCGACGCGCGGGACGCGGCGCTCGCCACCGAGCTGGTGTACGGGACGCTGCGCAGGCAGGGCACGTACGACGCGGTCATCTCGGCCTGTATCGACCGCCCGCTGCGGCAGGTCGATCCGCCGGTGCTCGATGTGCTGGCACTCGGCGCGCACCAGCTGCTCGGTACCCGTATCCCCACCCACGCCGCGGTCTCGGCGAGCGTGGAACTGGCCCGGGTCGTTCTCGGCGACGGGCGGGCCAAGTTCGTCAACGCCGTGCTGCGCAAGGTCGCGGCCGACGACCTCGACGGCTGGCTCGAGCGGGTCGCCCCGGCCTACGACGAGGACGCCGAGGCCCATCTCGCCGTGGTGCACTCGCACCCCCGCTGGATCGTCTCCGCGCTGTGGGACTCGCTGGGCGGCGGCCGCGCCGGGATCGAGGACCTTCTCGAAGCGGACAACGAACGCCCCGAGGTGACCCTGGTCGCCCGGCCGGGCCGTTCCACCACCGACGAGCTGATCGAGACCGTCGGCGAGGACTCCGCGCTGCCCGGCCGCTGGTCGCCGTACGCCGTCCGGCTCGCCGAGGGCGGCGAGCCCGGGGCGATCGAAGCGGTGCGCGACGGGCGCGCGGGGGTCCAGGACGAAGGCAGCCAGCTCGTCGCCGCCGCCCTGGCGAACGCACCGCTGGAGGGCCGCGACGAGCGCTGGCTCGACGGCTGCGCGGGCCCCGGCGGCAAGGCCGCCCTGCTGGCCGCGCTCGCCGCGCGGCGCGGGGCCACGCTGCTCGCCGCCGAGAAGCAGCCGCACCGGGCCCGGCTCGTCGAACGGACGCTCGCGGGCAACCCGGGCCCGTACCAGGTGATCGCCGCCGACGGCACCAGGCCGCCCTGGCTGCCCGGCTCCTTCGACCGGGTCCTGATGGACGTGCCCTGCACCGGACTCGGCGCGCTGCGGCGCAGGCCCGAGGCCCGGTGGCGGCGGCGCCCCGAGGACCTGGAGGGATTCGCTCCGCTGCAGCGCGGGCTGCTGCGCGAGGCGCTGAGCGCGGTACGGGTCGGCGGTGTCGTCGGATACGCGACCTGCTCACCGCACCTCGCCGAGACGCGGATCGTGGTCGAGGACGTCCTGAAGGGCCGCGGCGGACAGCCCGTCGAGGCCGAGTGGATCGACGTCAGGCCGCTGATGCCGGGGGTCGCGGCGGTGGGCGACGGCCCCGACGTACAGCTGTGGCCGCACCTGCACGGCACCGACGCGATGTACCTCGCACTGCTGCGGCGCACCGCCTGA